The Sesamum indicum cultivar Zhongzhi No. 13 linkage group LG6, S_indicum_v1.0, whole genome shotgun sequence genome has a segment encoding these proteins:
- the LOC105165144 gene encoding plastoglobulin-1, chloroplastic has product MSLLLNPNPSSALLSHKSPKLSPKSLKPLSLTFSRNPKFVNLSVRSSSSFNDPADPPSKPDTSSEADSEKPAFVDEWGEKSEPEPEPTSKFSGSDPPKNEDEWGGSEVDLGNGSPVADVGVNVGVKEDGDGKLWELKRALVDTVYGSDLGFRASAEVRAEAFELVSQLEAANPTPAPTENPELLDGNWVLVYTAFSELLPLLAVGSIPLVKVEKIGQSIDTSSLTIENSITLSSPVSTLSFSASASFEVRSPTRIQVEFKEGTFKPPEIKSSIDLPESINVFGQNINLSSIQQSLSPLQNAVEGIARTISGQPPLKIPIPGERTKSWLLITYLDKDLRISRGDGGLFVLVKEGSALLDY; this is encoded by the exons ATGTCTCTCCTCCTAAACCCCAATCCTTCTTCTGCTCTCCTCTCCCACAAATCTCCCAAACTCTCTCCCAAATCACTTAAACCCCTCTCTTTAACCTTCTCTCGGAATCCCAAATTCGTTAACTTATCTGTACgctcttcttcctccttcaaTGACCCTGCCGACCCGCCTTCTAAACCTGACACCTCATCCGAAGCCGATTCCGAAAAGCCAGCATTTGTAGACGAGTGGGGCGAGAAATCGGAGCCGGAGCCGGAACCCACGTCAAAATTCTCGGGCTCGGATCCTCCGAAGAACGAGGATGAGTGGGGAGGGTCGGAAGTTGATTTGGGAAATGGAAGCCCAGTTGCTGATGTTGGAGTTAATGTAGGTGTGAAGGAAGATGGGGATGGGAAGCTTTGGGAGTTGAAACGGGCTTTGGTCGATACTGTTTACGGGTCCGATTTGGGGTTCCGGGCATCAGCGGAAGTCCGGGCGGAGGCCTTTGAACTTGTTTCGCAGTTGGAGGCTGCCAATCCAACTCCTGCGCCGACTGAGAACCCCGAGTTGCTCGATGGGAACTGGGTTTTAGT GTACACAGCCTTCTCTGAACTATTGCCTCTGCTGGCAGTAGGCAGCATTCCTTTGGTGAAAGTTGAAAAGATTGGTCAATCTATCGACACAAGCAGTCTTACCATAGAGAACTCGATCACATTATCAAGTCCAGTTTCCACCTTGTCTTTTAGCGCTTCTGCATCCTTTGAAGTCAGGAGCCCAACAAGAATACAG GTTGAATTTAAAGAAGGTACATTTAAGCCTCCTGAGATCAAGTCAAGCATAGATCTTCCAGAAAGCATTAATGTTTTTGGGCAAAACATTAATTTGTCATCCATACAGCAATCACTGAGTCCGCTTCAAAATGCTGTGGAGGGCATAGCGCGCACTATATCTGGTCAGCCTCCTCTCAAGATTCCTATTCCTGGTGAACGGACAAAATCATGGCTCCTTATCACGTATCTTGACAAAGATCTTCGGATTTCAAGAGGTGATGGTGGCCTTTTTGTGCTTGTGAAGGAAGGAAGTGCTCTCTTGGATTACTAG